The Niallia alba genome includes a window with the following:
- a CDS encoding carbohydrate-binding domain-containing protein: MKKSKMKKLVLPIACTLLLFACSKDSDNSKNSNAGSLSEIDVSAYISENISYEEEDYQTNWEDENSISITLNGDKVSYDESAAIMTSGTTITIRTGGVYVLSGDLEDGQIVVDAPDTGKVQLVLNGVDIHNSKSAAIFIKEAEDTIITLAEGTENQVSDGETYTEDDGSGEPNAAIFSKDDLTINGTGVLEVVGNYDNGIGSKDDLRIMEGTIKVTAVDDAILGRDLVAIKSGTFDINAGGDGIKSTNTNDTKGIIAIEDGTFNIKAGTDGIQAESSLYVADGDFTITAGGGSPETIEVREEMMGGQPWGDSAEEETEVEDTPSTKGLKANKEIAIGSGAFEIDTLDDAVHSDANITIMDGEFTILTGDDGIHAENELLIANGTIDIKKSYEGIEGKTVTINDGDISVITADDGINVSDGSSESAAPGEGMGMESAGNALLTINGGNVYVEADGDGLDANGSIVVTGGTIIVSGPTNDGNGALDYDGSFEISGGTLIALGSSGMAQATSDTSEQNSIMMTYSETQKAGTLVHLEDSDGNAIVTVKPKKDYQTVVISSSKITKDSTYVLYSGGSSTEVKSNGLSTGSYEKGTEVVEFTVSDTLTYVDESGISEAPTNNMGGPGGGGGRGQGGTPPSGNFEGGRGQAPEGNQNNGQTNESSSQ; this comes from the coding sequence ATGAAAAAAAGTAAAATGAAAAAGTTAGTCTTGCCTATTGCATGTACCTTGCTTTTATTTGCATGTAGTAAGGATAGTGATAACTCTAAAAATAGTAATGCTGGCTCACTTAGTGAAATAGATGTGAGTGCATATATTAGTGAAAATATAAGTTATGAGGAGGAGGATTATCAAACGAATTGGGAAGACGAAAATTCTATTTCTATTACTTTAAATGGAGACAAAGTTTCTTATGATGAATCTGCGGCAATAATGACATCTGGAACGACTATTACAATAAGAACTGGAGGGGTATATGTTTTAAGCGGTGACTTGGAGGACGGACAGATAGTAGTTGACGCACCGGATACAGGAAAGGTTCAACTCGTTTTAAATGGAGTAGACATTCATAATAGTAAGTCTGCGGCGATTTTTATAAAGGAGGCAGAGGATACCATTATTACCCTTGCAGAGGGTACGGAAAATCAGGTGTCTGATGGAGAAACTTATACGGAAGATGATGGATCGGGTGAGCCCAATGCAGCAATCTTTAGTAAGGATGACTTAACAATAAATGGGACAGGTGTTTTAGAAGTAGTTGGGAATTATGATAATGGGATTGGAAGTAAAGACGATTTACGAATCATGGAAGGAACGATAAAAGTAACTGCTGTAGATGATGCTATTTTGGGCAGAGATTTAGTAGCGATAAAGAGTGGAACATTTGATATTAATGCGGGTGGAGATGGCATTAAATCAACGAATACAAATGATACAAAAGGTATTATTGCCATTGAAGATGGTACATTTAATATAAAAGCTGGAACAGATGGTATACAAGCTGAGTCCTCTCTCTATGTGGCAGATGGTGATTTTACCATTACAGCAGGTGGAGGCAGCCCTGAGACTATCGAAGTAAGAGAGGAAATGATGGGAGGACAACCTTGGGGAGATAGCGCGGAAGAAGAGACGGAAGTGGAGGATACACCAAGTACAAAAGGGTTAAAGGCAAATAAGGAGATCGCTATTGGTAGTGGAGCGTTTGAGATAGATACGTTAGATGATGCTGTTCATAGTGATGCAAACATTACAATCATGGATGGTGAATTTACTATTCTAACTGGTGATGATGGTATTCATGCAGAGAATGAGCTTTTAATCGCTAATGGAACGATCGATATTAAAAAAAGTTATGAAGGAATAGAAGGAAAAACAGTCACTATTAATGACGGAGATATCTCCGTTATAACAGCAGATGACGGTATTAACGTTAGTGATGGTAGCAGTGAAAGTGCCGCCCCTGGTGAAGGAATGGGAATGGAATCAGCAGGGAATGCATTGCTAACCATTAATGGAGGAAATGTCTACGTAGAGGCAGATGGAGATGGATTGGATGCAAATGGATCAATCGTGGTAACAGGCGGTACGATCATTGTTAGTGGCCCAACGAATGACGGAAACGGAGCGTTAGACTATGATGGTAGTTTTGAAATAAGTGGAGGGACATTAATAGCACTAGGCAGTTCAGGGATGGCCCAGGCAACATCTGATACATCTGAGCAAAATTCTATAATGATGACTTATTCAGAGACACAAAAAGCAGGCACACTTGTTCATTTAGAAGATAGTGATGGGAATGCTATTGTAACAGTAAAACCGAAAAAAGATTACCAAACAGTTGTGATTAGTTCATCGAAGATTACAAAAGATAGTACTTATGTATTGTACTCTGGTGGAAGTAGCACAGAGGTAAAAAGCAATGGTTTATCGACAGGATCATATGAAAAAGGAACAGAAGTTGTTGAATTTACTGTTTCCGATACATTAACCTATGTAGATGAATCTGGTATTTCAGAGGCACCTACCAATAATATGGGGGGCCCAGGTGGTGGCGGTGGCCGAGGACAAGGCGGAACACCACCAAGCGGTAATTTCGAAGGTGGCCGAGGACAAGCCCCCGAGGGTAATCAAAATAATGGACAAACTAACGAATCTAGTTCTCAATAA
- a CDS encoding polyphosphate polymerase domain-containing protein yields MEAQKLNGLNGRTELKHELNQIDCYLLRNKLKHVMEVDPHATNDGKYLIRSVYFDNFENKALTQKKEGLLNRDKFRVRLYDYNTNYLNLERKSKRNNLTYKDKCRITAEEYEKIRIGDIKWMENDPRDLIKELFIHMSLYQLKPHTVVDYVREVFIYRYGNVRVTFDSSIQTSFRNNDVLNRDLPMVETNPNITILEVKYDEFLPEIIKNLLQISDRRKGTYSKYQISRMYG; encoded by the coding sequence ATGGAAGCACAAAAACTAAACGGTTTAAATGGTAGAACCGAACTAAAACATGAATTAAATCAAATAGATTGTTATCTATTAAGAAATAAATTAAAGCATGTAATGGAAGTTGACCCCCATGCTACTAATGATGGGAAGTATCTAATTAGAAGTGTTTACTTCGATAATTTTGAAAACAAAGCACTCACACAAAAAAAAGAAGGTCTTCTTAATCGCGATAAATTTCGAGTAAGGCTGTATGACTATAATACAAACTATTTAAATTTAGAAAGAAAGAGCAAACGCAATAATTTGACCTATAAAGATAAATGTAGAATTACTGCAGAAGAATATGAAAAAATCCGCATCGGAGATATTAAGTGGATGGAAAATGACCCTCGTGACTTGATCAAGGAATTATTCATTCATATGAGTTTATATCAGCTAAAGCCACACACAGTTGTAGATTATGTACGTGAAGTCTTTATATATCGTTATGGAAATGTCCGGGTAACCTTTGATAGTTCTATTCAAACAAGTTTTCGCAATAATGATGTTCTAAACAGAGATTTACCTATGGTTGAAACCAACCCAAATATCACTATTTTAGAGGTTAAATACGATGAATTTTTGCCTGAAATAATCAAAAACCTTCTGCAAATAAGTGATAGAAGAAAAGGAACCTATTCTAAATATCAAATCAGTAGAATGTACGGATAA
- a CDS encoding DUF4956 domain-containing protein: MSNISFEDIFKSSILEKTSNFSVIDSLIGLLVAFGVGLFIYYVYKKTFSGVIYSHTFNISLIIISMATALIIIGISSNVLLSLGMVGALSIVRFRTPIKDPMDLVYLFWAIVSGILCGAGFIVLVILGALLIGIVLILFTNRIKIENPYLLVIKYTNESLEDSLTKTISDHAKKFSVKSKSIMPGNDFEVTYEIRVKENNATFINNISKLDGVKSAIMLSYDGNFTA, from the coding sequence ATGAGTAATATTAGTTTCGAGGATATATTCAAATCAAGTATTTTAGAAAAAACAAGTAACTTTTCAGTAATTGATTCATTAATAGGACTATTAGTAGCTTTTGGGGTCGGTTTATTCATCTATTATGTTTACAAAAAAACTTTTTCAGGTGTAATATATTCTCACACCTTTAATATTTCCCTTATTATTATATCGATGGCAACTGCCTTAATCATTATCGGAATATCATCCAATGTCTTACTATCACTTGGAATGGTCGGCGCATTATCCATTGTACGTTTTAGAACACCAATTAAAGACCCAATGGACTTAGTATATTTATTCTGGGCAATTGTATCTGGAATTCTTTGTGGTGCAGGATTTATTGTTCTAGTTATATTAGGTGCACTCTTAATTGGAATTGTACTTATTCTGTTTACAAACCGTATTAAGATCGAAAATCCATATTTATTAGTTATTAAATATACAAATGAATCATTGGAGGATTCGTTAACAAAGACTATTTCCGATCATGCAAAAAAATTCTCGGTTAAATCAAAATCAATTATGCCAGGAAATGACTTTGAAGTAACTTACGAAATTCGTGTAAAAGAGAACAATGCTACTTTCATCAATAACATTTCTAAGCTTGATGGTGTAAAGTCAGCAATTATGCTTAGTTATGATGGCAACTTCACCGCATAA
- a CDS encoding fused response regulator/phosphatase, with the protein MTILLVDDNTVNLFVMEKILKNAGYDDCVSLTSANELFHYLQLDAPHSTGNSVDLILLDIMMPEIDGIEACKRIKKVEHLKDIQIIFVTALEDKNKLAEALDIGGVDYITKPLDKIELLARIRVALRLKAELDWHTQHEKKIQYELDLATHVQRSLLSSPLKDEHMHIEVSYLPSFNLAGDMYYWYKVDEDKYAIILLDMMGHGISASLVCMFISSVLRESVKQLVQPNLVIKELNRYMTLLKNEKEGLPFYFTAIYLVIDTKKKTVEYVNAGHPYGYMLVDENDVVTLEQSTCAVGFFDEMEINTKEVSFEKDVQIILYTDGVLEAMGPCEFEAEKQIRSISSKRWEHTCSVMDHLLTKEQQSDQPDDMCVLMIQAKANN; encoded by the coding sequence ATGACTATTCTTTTAGTAGATGACAATACTGTCAATCTATTTGTAATGGAAAAAATACTAAAAAACGCTGGGTACGATGATTGTGTCTCACTTACCTCAGCCAATGAATTATTTCATTATTTACAACTTGATGCTCCTCATTCCACAGGGAATAGTGTGGACTTAATATTACTTGATATTATGATGCCAGAAATAGATGGCATTGAAGCTTGTAAACGTATTAAAAAAGTGGAACACCTTAAGGATATACAGATTATCTTTGTAACAGCATTAGAGGATAAAAATAAACTTGCGGAAGCCTTGGATATTGGCGGTGTAGATTATATCACGAAGCCTCTTGATAAAATTGAACTCCTTGCAAGAATACGCGTTGCCCTACGGTTAAAAGCCGAACTTGATTGGCATACCCAACATGAGAAAAAGATTCAGTACGAATTAGATTTAGCAACTCATGTACAAAGAAGCTTATTGAGCTCTCCCTTAAAAGATGAGCATATGCATATCGAAGTTTCCTATTTGCCCTCTTTTAATCTGGCAGGTGATATGTATTATTGGTATAAAGTCGATGAGGATAAATATGCAATTATTCTTTTAGATATGATGGGCCACGGCATCTCCGCCTCTTTAGTATGTATGTTTATCTCTTCTGTCCTAAGAGAATCAGTTAAACAATTAGTACAGCCTAACCTGGTTATAAAAGAATTAAATCGTTACATGACTTTATTAAAAAATGAAAAAGAGGGACTTCCATTTTACTTTACTGCCATTTATTTAGTAATTGATACAAAGAAAAAAACAGTGGAGTATGTTAATGCAGGGCATCCTTATGGATATATGTTAGTGGATGAAAATGATGTTGTTACGTTAGAACAAAGTACTTGTGCAGTAGGATTTTTTGATGAAATGGAAATTAATACAAAAGAGGTTTCCTTTGAGAAAGATGTCCAAATTATTCTCTATACAGACGGGGTATTAGAAGCAATGGGTCCTTGCGAATTTGAAGCAGAAAAACAAATTCGCTCTATTTCCTCTAAAAGATGGGAACATACCTGTTCCGTAATGGATCATTTACTTACAAAAGAGCAACAGTCCGATCAGCCAGATGATATGTGTGTATTAATGATCCAAGCAAAAGCAAACAATTAA
- a CDS encoding IS4 family transposase, with the protein MDKITRKTSFGQWFSPINLQLFEEQVKTLKLDCYTKKLTTESFLKLLLFAQLEEVESLHALSDCLFDDHLQKEIDLDSISISQLSRRLNGLNPDLFQRLFLDLVGQIHAKTHYTKLVMPLKIIDSSTLPLNLTNHKWAKFRKTKAGVKLHLRLVFMEKGESYPEKAVMTTASEHDRGQLEIMVDDKECMYVFDRGYLDYERFDRMTDEGYFFLSRLRKNAVVREVYDFKLPKDSSVLSDQMVLIGTTQNRAENYFRLLKIIDSKGNELHLITNRFDLSAEEISEMYKSRWAIELFFKWIKQHLSIKKFYGQSEWAIQNQVFIALIVFCLHVLVQLETRSKRKTLQISRYLRAALWKPAHIWLRKIEGKAIP; encoded by the coding sequence ATGGACAAGATTACACGAAAAACTTCATTTGGACAATGGTTTTCGCCAATTAATCTTCAATTATTTGAAGAACAGGTGAAAACATTGAAATTAGATTGCTATACGAAAAAGTTAACGACAGAATCATTCCTAAAACTATTACTTTTTGCACAATTAGAAGAAGTTGAAAGTCTTCATGCGTTAAGTGATTGCCTTTTTGATGATCATCTTCAAAAGGAAATCGACCTTGATTCTATAAGCATTTCTCAGCTCTCGCGCCGTTTAAATGGTCTAAATCCAGATTTGTTTCAAAGACTTTTCCTTGATTTAGTCGGACAAATTCACGCCAAAACACACTACACAAAACTTGTCATGCCGTTAAAAATTATTGATTCAAGTACTTTGCCACTAAATTTGACCAATCATAAATGGGCGAAGTTCCGCAAAACTAAGGCAGGCGTAAAGTTACACTTACGCCTTGTATTTATGGAAAAGGGAGAATCCTATCCCGAAAAAGCCGTGATGACAACGGCAAGCGAACACGATCGTGGTCAACTTGAGATTATGGTTGACGATAAAGAATGCATGTATGTGTTTGACCGAGGTTATCTAGACTACGAGCGTTTTGATCGCATGACCGATGAAGGCTACTTTTTTCTTTCTAGGCTACGAAAAAACGCAGTCGTACGGGAGGTTTATGATTTTAAACTACCCAAGGATTCATCTGTTTTGTCGGATCAAATGGTGTTGATTGGTACAACTCAAAACCGAGCTGAAAACTATTTTCGACTTCTAAAAATAATAGATTCAAAAGGTAATGAACTTCATTTAATCACAAATCGTTTTGACTTAAGCGCCGAAGAAATATCGGAAATGTATAAATCACGATGGGCAATTGAGTTGTTCTTTAAATGGATCAAACAGCATCTCAGCATCAAAAAGTTCTACGGTCAAAGTGAATGGGCGATTCAAAACCAAGTGTTTATCGCACTGATTGTTTTTTGCCTACATGTTCTCGTACAACTTGAAACAAGAAGTAAGCGAAAAACCTTACAAATTAGCCGTTATTTAAGGGCTGCATTGTGGAAACCAGCCCATATCTGGCTTCGAAAGATTGAAGGGAAAGCCATCCCTTAA